One window from the genome of Pirellulales bacterium encodes:
- a CDS encoding 2Fe-2S iron-sulfur cluster-binding protein: MGTILIDNIEVPVADHERLNGIQAAARAGVEIPHYCWHPGLSVVASCRMCLVETGAKDPATGKITMLPRVVPACQTPAKDGTVFITNSDKVKQYRAMVEEDLLIDHPIDCPICDKAGECLLQDYYFAHGQPERRADLRPFTSRRKEMGDTVTLFIDRCVMCTRCVRFTREVSGTSELMVINRGSHEEIDVFDGFPLDNKLSGNVVDLCPVGALGDRDFLYKQRVWFMKKHNGVCATCATGCSITIEENQDSVFRLKPRENLEINKWWMCDEGRYNYGYIHQPDRLNGPKRRKEKGYNAQDLLNIEWSDVPRMVTADIRAELAGGGRLAMVISPFQTVEEAYLLCQLARSFDPQAILALGPVPVVGQDETFPGGFTIRAEKCPNRRGVEAVLAHYGPILPWNDFLTKIRGAANGESLRVLWVAGGYQHPWIDATTAGAFAQTPLVITQDLFESPLSAYTTYQLPGGGYAERAGSYVNYNQRLQSFSWAVRPPAGCKVEGHVAWSLLGRQGLYNAGAILQELAAEIPAFSAVTGLNPIPPQGVDLRVNQLAAV, from the coding sequence ATGGGTACGATCCTCATCGACAATATCGAAGTTCCCGTCGCCGACCATGAGCGGCTGAATGGCATTCAGGCCGCCGCCCGCGCGGGGGTGGAGATACCGCATTATTGCTGGCATCCCGGCCTGTCCGTGGTGGCTAGTTGCCGCATGTGCCTGGTCGAGACCGGCGCAAAGGACCCCGCCACCGGCAAGATCACCATGCTGCCGCGCGTCGTCCCCGCCTGCCAAACACCGGCCAAGGATGGCACGGTCTTTATCACCAATAGCGACAAGGTGAAGCAGTACCGCGCTATGGTCGAAGAAGACCTGCTCATCGACCATCCCATCGACTGCCCCATTTGCGACAAGGCCGGCGAGTGCCTGCTGCAAGATTATTATTTTGCGCATGGCCAGCCCGAACGTCGTGCGGACCTCCGCCCCTTTACCAGCCGCCGCAAGGAAATGGGGGACACGGTGACCCTGTTTATCGACCGTTGCGTCATGTGCACGCGGTGCGTGCGCTTTACCCGCGAAGTCAGCGGCACCAGCGAACTGATGGTTATCAACCGCGGCAGCCACGAGGAAATCGACGTCTTTGACGGTTTCCCCTTGGATAACAAATTGTCGGGAAATGTGGTCGACCTGTGCCCCGTTGGGGCCTTGGGTGACCGGGACTTTTTGTACAAGCAGCGCGTCTGGTTCATGAAAAAGCACAACGGCGTCTGCGCTACCTGCGCCACCGGCTGTTCCATTACTATCGAGGAAAACCAGGATTCCGTCTTTCGGCTAAAGCCGCGCGAAAATCTGGAAATCAATAAATGGTGGATGTGCGACGAGGGTCGTTACAATTATGGTTACATCCACCAACCGGACCGCTTGAATGGACCGAAACGCCGCAAGGAAAAAGGGTACAACGCCCAGGATCTATTAAATATCGAATGGTCCGACGTGCCGCGCATGGTCACCGCCGACATCCGGGCGGAGTTAGCCGGCGGAGGACGCCTGGCAATGGTCATTTCCCCCTTTCAAACAGTGGAAGAAGCCTACCTGCTGTGCCAACTGGCCCGGTCCTTCGATCCGCAGGCCATCTTGGCCCTGGGCCCGGTTCCGGTTGTCGGCCAGGATGAAACTTTCCCCGGCGGGTTCACCATCCGGGCCGAAAAATGCCCCAATCGCCGCGGGGTAGAGGCGGTCCTGGCCCATTACGGCCCCATTTTGCCCTGGAACGACTTTTTGACCAAAATTCGCGGCGCCGCCAACGGCGAATCCTTGCGGGTGCTCTGGGTGGCTGGCGGATACCAACACCCGTGGATTGATGCCACGACGGCAGGGGCCTTTGCCCAGACTCCTTTGGTGATCACGCAGGATTTATTTGAATCTCCGCTGTCGGCCTATACGACTTACCAGCTTCCCGGCGGCGGTTATGCCGAACGGGCGGGTTCCTACGTCAATTACAACCAGCGCTTGCAGTCCTTTTCCTGGGCGGTGCGCCCGCCAGCGGGCTGCAAGGTCGAAGGGCACGTCGCCTGGAGCCTGTTGGGTCGACAGGGGCTGTACAATGCGGGGGCCATTTTGCAAGAATTAGCGGCGGAGATTCCCGCGTTTAGCGCGGTGACGGGCCTGAACCCCATTCCGCCGCAGGGGGTTGATTTACGAGTCAACCAATTGGCCGCGGTATAA
- a CDS encoding DUF433 domain-containing protein, with protein MSTDLPNTPRIDKEHIVMTPGVCGGKPRIAGTRIKVQYVRQKNIGLSAPNMEKKI; from the coding sequence ATGAGTACCGACCTACCCAACACCCCCCGGATCGATAAGGAGCACATTGTGATGACTCCCGGTGTGTGCGGGGGGAAACCGCGCATCGCGGGGACGCGGATCAAGGTGCAATATGTACGTCAAAAGAACATTGGCTTGTCGGCACCTAACATGGAAAAAAAGATATGA
- the nuoH gene encoding NADH-quinone oxidoreductase subunit NuoH has translation MSPDLIAALVKIALLIGGLMTAAAYLVLLERWIAAWVQDRKGPNRVGIPLTDIKLFGLGQPLADGLKFIFKEEYTPAHVDKALFVLAPLVILAAALAIFAVIPFGSVVPDFDIWGYKFTGDAVNLVVAPGVDVGLIYVFALSSIAVYGVILGGWSSNNKYSFIGGLRSSAQLIAYEIPMGLGILGIVLSTGSLRLDAIIGSQAQSGWWNAMTQPLGLLVFTVAAFAEAARLPFDLPEAEQELIGGYHTEYAGMKLILFLIAEFLHMITAALLIVILFFGGWHFWGLTGADDQVTWLGALLRIFVLVTKFMLVVLFFMLVRWSWPRFRFDQLMSLAWKVMLPLGLLNLATMAILVELEANGTLPVGSQGTFALVGWGVMLVGWIGSALVAPLQTDNRPRPGAGGLLEPERLLA, from the coding sequence ATGTCACCCGACCTCATCGCCGCTCTCGTAAAAATCGCCCTGTTGATCGGGGGGTTGATGACGGCCGCCGCGTACCTGGTCCTCTTGGAACGTTGGATCGCCGCCTGGGTGCAAGACCGCAAAGGCCCCAACCGCGTGGGTATTCCCCTGACCGATATAAAACTCTTTGGTCTGGGACAGCCCTTGGCCGATGGCCTCAAATTCATTTTCAAAGAGGAATACACCCCCGCCCATGTCGATAAGGCCCTCTTTGTCCTGGCTCCGCTGGTGATCCTAGCCGCAGCCTTGGCCATCTTTGCCGTGATCCCTTTTGGCAGCGTCGTGCCCGACTTTGACATCTGGGGGTATAAATTTACCGGCGACGCGGTCAATCTGGTTGTCGCCCCCGGCGTCGATGTGGGCCTGATCTATGTCTTTGCCCTTTCCAGCATCGCCGTGTATGGCGTCATCCTGGGGGGTTGGTCCAGCAATAACAAATACAGCTTTATCGGCGGGTTGCGCAGCAGCGCCCAGTTGATCGCCTATGAAATTCCCATGGGCCTGGGGATCCTAGGGATTGTCCTCTCCACCGGGTCGCTGCGGTTGGACGCGATTATTGGCAGCCAGGCGCAAAGCGGCTGGTGGAACGCCATGACGCAGCCCCTGGGCCTCTTGGTATTTACGGTCGCCGCCTTTGCCGAGGCGGCGCGGCTGCCGTTTGACCTGCCGGAGGCTGAACAAGAACTCATCGGCGGCTACCACACCGAATACGCCGGCATGAAGTTGATTTTGTTCCTCATCGCCGAATTTTTGCACATGATCACGGCGGCGCTGCTGATTGTGATCTTGTTTTTTGGCGGATGGCATTTTTGGGGGCTGACCGGGGCGGACGACCAGGTGACCTGGTTGGGCGCGCTGTTGCGGATCTTTGTCCTGGTGACAAAGTTTATGCTGGTGGTGCTGTTTTTTATGCTCGTCCGCTGGAGCTGGCCCCGCTTTCGCTTTGATCAACTAATGTCCCTGGCCTGGAAAGTCATGCTGCCGCTGGGCCTGTTAAATTTGGCCACAATGGCCATATTGGTCGAGCTAGAGGCCAATGGCACATTACCCGTTGGGAGTCAGGGAACATTTGCCCTGGTCGGCTGGGGGGTCATGCTGGTCGGCTGGATTGGTTCGGCCCTGGTTGCTCCCTTGCAAACCGATAATCGTCCCCGCCCCGGAGCAGGCGGCTTGTTGGAACCAGAAAGACTCCTGGCCTAA
- a CDS encoding NADH-quinone oxidoreductase subunit I, with protein MQATDPDIYWITEPQLGLAGNMYLPLFMQGLTTTVKHLFSPKVTVSFPEERPQIGNPLIYRGVHRLNKDEAGRVKCVACFLCATACPAHCIDIVAAPSPWPDREKYPESFTIDELRCIFCGMCEEACPVDAVELTSLLDLTGRSREEMIFDKEKLLSVYDMTQAAEPMKSLELGNAPSK; from the coding sequence ATGCAAGCCACCGATCCCGATATTTATTGGATAACCGAGCCACAGTTGGGCCTGGCTGGCAACATGTATCTGCCGCTGTTTATGCAGGGCCTGACAACCACGGTCAAGCATTTGTTCAGCCCCAAGGTGACCGTCAGCTTTCCGGAGGAACGCCCACAAATTGGCAATCCGCTGATTTATCGGGGGGTGCATCGTCTCAATAAGGACGAGGCGGGACGGGTCAAATGCGTGGCCTGCTTTTTGTGCGCGACCGCCTGTCCGGCGCACTGTATCGACATTGTCGCCGCTCCCAGCCCCTGGCCCGACCGCGAGAAATACCCTGAATCATTCACCATCGACGAGCTTCGCTGCATTTTTTGCGGCATGTGCGAAGAAGCCTGCCCCGTGGACGCGGTCGAGCTGACCAGCTTGTTGGACCTGACGGGTCGCAGCCGCGAGGAAATGATTTTTGACAAGGAAAAACTGCTTAGCGTGTATGACATGACCCAGGCGGCCGAGCCGATGAAATCGCTGGAATTGGGGAACGCCCCCAGTAAGTAG
- a CDS encoding NADH-quinone oxidoreductase subunit J, which translates to MSLSQFYLGLAAMIFAAGGMWLLLPRGRKGGRWLGGLLAAVALVCFGLLGQSLGSVSTDVVYFTTAAVAVVAAVLAVSFRSPIYCAIWFALSLLATAGLFMLQGAQFLAVASVVVYAGAILVTFLFVLMLAQPEGHAYYDRVSWEGFFAALTGAVLVGTLTVLIVRVWHPPRDERIMAALAGANSPLKPDQIQRARVIPVDSATAKIELELTPDTKITDPLLVELQNLFTQNAQLKLVATKFSVTALTHTPPPTPRHVSPETPRAADILHPQHVARLGGEMFSRHLIAVEVAGTLLLVALVGAIAILARERRDYTVAAPQDIVPLGQGPRTPPDTPTPQYPVTLASSPTMLPVTPGSVSPSSAAPGAKPAGGTVASSTKTSAPGLGGTRHE; encoded by the coding sequence ATGTCCCTGTCCCAATTTTATCTCGGTTTGGCCGCCATGATCTTTGCCGCGGGGGGCATGTGGCTGCTGTTGCCGCGCGGTCGCAAGGGAGGCCGCTGGTTGGGGGGGCTGCTGGCCGCAGTCGCGCTGGTTTGCTTTGGCTTGTTGGGTCAGTCCCTGGGGAGTGTTTCCACCGACGTGGTGTATTTTACCACCGCCGCGGTGGCGGTGGTGGCGGCGGTTCTGGCGGTCAGCTTTCGCAGTCCCATTTACTGCGCCATTTGGTTCGCGCTGTCGCTGCTGGCCACGGCGGGACTCTTTATGCTGCAGGGGGCGCAGTTTTTGGCCGTGGCCAGTGTCGTGGTCTACGCCGGGGCGATCCTGGTGACGTTTTTGTTTGTGTTGATGTTGGCCCAACCCGAGGGGCACGCTTATTACGACCGTGTCAGTTGGGAGGGCTTTTTCGCGGCGCTTACCGGGGCCGTACTGGTTGGCACATTAACCGTGCTCATCGTGCGGGTCTGGCATCCCCCGCGCGATGAACGGATCATGGCCGCGCTGGCGGGGGCCAATTCCCCCTTGAAACCCGACCAAATCCAACGCGCGCGGGTAATTCCGGTGGACTCCGCGACCGCCAAGATAGAGCTAGAATTGACCCCCGATACAAAAATCACCGATCCCCTGCTGGTCGAGCTGCAAAATTTATTCACCCAGAACGCCCAGCTAAAGCTAGTCGCCACCAAATTTAGCGTGACCGCCCTAACGCACACGCCCCCTCCAACTCCTCGGCATGTCAGTCCCGAGACGCCCCGCGCGGCAGATATCTTGCATCCGCAACATGTGGCTCGGCTGGGAGGTGAAATGTTTTCCCGGCATTTGATCGCGGTGGAGGTGGCGGGAACGCTGCTGTTGGTGGCCTTGGTGGGGGCGATTGCCATTTTGGCCCGCGAGCGGCGGGATTACACCGTCGCCGCGCCCCAAGACATCGTCCCGTTGGGCCAGGGACCGCGCACGCCGCCGGACACCCCCACCCCCCAATATCCCGTGACGCTGGCATCGTCGCCGACGATGCTGCCAGTGACCCCCGGCAGCGTGTCTCCAAGCAGTGCGGCGCCCGGCGCTAAGCCCGCCGGTGGCACGGTGGCCAGCTCCACCAAAACTAGCGCACCCGGCCTGGGAGGAACCCGCCATGAATGA
- the nuoK gene encoding NADH-quinone oxidoreductase subunit NuoK — protein sequence MNEIALLQNSLIVGALLFCIGLVGFLARRNMIIMFICAEMMLQGVAVSLIAWGRYHNDWGGQMLVIFILTVAACEAGLALAIILMLFARTGRLDIAGWSELREDSIPAYIDQELDEDATAEARWPKLTVAGVLPAQNPEQEAHRGQL from the coding sequence ATGAATGAAATCGCCTTGCTCCAAAATTCCCTGATTGTCGGGGCGTTGCTATTTTGCATTGGACTGGTCGGGTTTTTAGCCCGCCGGAACATGATCATAATGTTCATCTGCGCCGAGATGATGTTGCAGGGGGTCGCGGTCAGTTTGATTGCCTGGGGGCGCTACCACAATGATTGGGGTGGGCAAATGCTGGTGATCTTTATCCTGACGGTCGCCGCGTGCGAGGCTGGCCTGGCCCTGGCGATAATCCTGATGTTGTTCGCCCGGACCGGGCGGCTGGACATCGCCGGTTGGAGCGAATTGCGCGAGGATTCCATTCCGGCCTACATTGACCAGGAATTGGACGAGGATGCCACGGCCGAGGCCCGCTGGCCCAAATTGACCGTGGCGGGCGTGTTGCCCGCGCAAAATCCAGAGCAAGAAGCGCATCGGGGGCAACTGTAG
- a CDS encoding NADH-quinone oxidoreductase subunit L, which yields MTLDQLLIAVPALPLLGALIVVLFGWRLGEKAHLPIVAAFALSFVCSLLVLNEVRRASLEIKAGQVGYEHVVTLWTWADIPGAYWRPNMPPVSSQPAPPADVPFKIDVTLRADPLTAIMLAMVTFISTLVAVYASGYMHGDPGYWRFFAYIGLFVFSMTMLVSVSNFVLLFVFWEAVGACSYLLICFCYQKPEAAAAGKKAFLVNRVGDFGFAIALFLIWLTYGSLNYHDSGEIAGVLGQTRLANPALFATGGVAVAICALLMLGACGKSAQFPLHVWLPDAMEGPTPVSALIHAATMVTAGVYMVTRCTPLFVAAGPAPLFHVGEEAFTAQMLVSVIGGCTALLAGLIALTQTDLKRVLAYSTVSQLGYMFLSLGTGSLLGIVAGMFHLFTHAFFKALLFLGAGSVMHAMGGIIDMRQFSGLRRLMPVTCATFAIGCLALAGVVPLAGFWSKDEVLAALHERAYPHAAHEAATPHAQAAPATHTLDTPLATASTTKTFHLVKHRAAQEGTTAPGHSSLTAGDSTSHGTLAPRLYGTLYWVALFCAGLTAFYTFRAFFMTFYGPEVIPPQAGHHAHESPPVMTTPLLVLALCSMVVGLLFGPSHAFFDLLHRTPSLSFGAFAEVGPPGFHWDIATWSTLVALAGIGLSAYLYLGERSEVAVITRAVQPLYELSYGKFFIDQLYMVLFVFPATVLAFVCYAIDRWIIDGLVNFIGAVPAWCGQQMRLLQNGMVQFYALAMVLGTIVLIWGMVFYGV from the coding sequence ATGACCTTGGACCAATTATTGATCGCTGTTCCCGCCTTGCCCCTGTTGGGAGCGCTGATCGTCGTCTTGTTTGGTTGGCGGCTGGGGGAAAAAGCCCACCTGCCGATTGTGGCGGCGTTTGCCCTCTCCTTTGTTTGCAGTTTGCTGGTCCTGAACGAAGTTCGCCGCGCTTCGCTGGAAATAAAAGCGGGGCAAGTCGGTTATGAGCATGTCGTGACACTCTGGACCTGGGCGGATATTCCCGGCGCCTATTGGCGGCCAAACATGCCTCCGGTCTCTTCCCAGCCCGCCCCTCCCGCCGATGTCCCCTTTAAAATTGACGTCACGCTACGGGCCGATCCGTTGACGGCGATCATGCTGGCCATGGTGACGTTTATCAGCACGCTGGTGGCCGTTTATGCCAGCGGCTATATGCATGGCGATCCGGGATACTGGAGGTTTTTTGCCTATATTGGGTTATTTGTGTTCTCCATGACCATGTTGGTCAGCGTGAGTAATTTTGTGTTGTTGTTTGTGTTTTGGGAGGCGGTGGGCGCTTGTTCTTATTTGCTTATTTGTTTTTGTTACCAAAAACCCGAAGCGGCCGCCGCCGGCAAAAAAGCGTTTCTGGTCAACCGCGTCGGGGACTTTGGCTTTGCCATCGCGCTGTTTCTGATTTGGCTGACATACGGCTCGCTGAATTATCACGACAGCGGAGAAATTGCCGGGGTCCTGGGCCAAACGCGCTTGGCCAACCCCGCCCTGTTTGCCACAGGGGGCGTCGCCGTGGCGATTTGCGCGCTCCTCATGCTGGGGGCTTGCGGCAAAAGCGCGCAGTTTCCGCTGCATGTCTGGTTGCCGGACGCAATGGAAGGCCCCACGCCCGTGAGCGCGCTCATCCATGCCGCCACCATGGTCACCGCCGGAGTCTATATGGTGACGCGCTGTACCCCGCTATTTGTCGCGGCGGGACCGGCCCCTTTGTTCCACGTTGGCGAAGAAGCCTTTACCGCGCAAATGCTGGTCAGTGTGATTGGCGGCTGCACCGCGCTGTTGGCCGGACTCATTGCCCTGACCCAAACCGACCTCAAACGCGTCCTGGCTTATTCCACCGTCAGCCAGTTGGGCTATATGTTTCTCAGCCTGGGGACGGGGTCGCTGTTGGGCATCGTGGCGGGGATGTTTCACCTGTTTACCCACGCTTTTTTTAAGGCGCTGTTGTTCCTGGGGGCGGGAAGTGTCATGCACGCCATGGGGGGGATCATTGACATGCGGCAGTTCTCTGGCCTGCGGCGACTCATGCCCGTCACCTGCGCCACTTTTGCCATTGGATGCCTGGCCCTGGCGGGCGTGGTTCCCCTGGCCGGTTTTTGGAGCAAGGATGAAGTCCTGGCGGCGCTGCACGAACGGGCCTACCCCCATGCCGCGCATGAAGCCGCCACACCGCATGCCCAGGCGGCTCCCGCGACACATACTCTGGACACACCTCTCGCAACCGCATCCACCACAAAAACGTTTCACCTGGTCAAGCACCGCGCCGCCCAGGAGGGTACAACCGCCCCTGGCCATTCCTCCCTCACGGCGGGCGACTCAACCTCGCATGGCACACTTGCCCCGCGGTTGTATGGCACGCTCTATTGGGTGGCGCTTTTTTGTGCGGGACTTACCGCGTTTTACACGTTTCGGGCGTTTTTCATGACGTTTTATGGTCCCGAGGTCATCCCCCCCCAGGCGGGGCATCACGCCCATGAATCCCCCCCCGTTATGACGACGCCGCTGTTGGTGTTGGCGCTTTGTTCGATGGTGGTGGGGCTGTTATTTGGCCCCAGCCACGCGTTTTTTGATTTACTGCATCGGACCCCCTCGTTGTCGTTTGGGGCCTTTGCCGAGGTTGGCCCCCCCGGCTTTCACTGGGACATTGCCACCTGGAGCACGCTGGTGGCGCTGGCGGGCATCGGGCTGTCGGCCTATTTGTATCTGGGCGAGCGGTCGGAGGTGGCCGTGATCACCCGCGCGGTCCAGCCGCTGTATGAGCTATCTTATGGCAAGTTTTTTATCGACCAACTGTACATGGTGTTATTTGTGTTTCCCGCCACGGTGCTGGCGTTTGTCTGTTATGCCATTGACCGATGGATTATCGATGGACTGGTGAATTTTATCGGGGCGGTGCCGGCTTGGTGCGGTCAACAAATGCGCCTACTGCAAAACGGCATGGTGCAGTTTTATGCCCTGGCAATGGTGCTGGGAACGATTGTCCTGATTTGGGGCATGGTGTTTTATGGGGTGTAA